A genomic stretch from Deltaproteobacteria bacterium RBG_16_64_85 includes:
- a CDS encoding glutamine--tRNA ligase (catalyzes a two-step reaction, first charging a glutamine molecule by linking its carboxyl group to the alpha-phosphate of ATP, followed by transfer of the aminoacyl-adenylate to its tRNA; in Deinococcus the extra C-terminal extension of YqeY domain enhances affinity for tRNA-Gln): MPNSTSNPQGHEGRENLDFLREIVKRDTLSGLYHGRVVTRFPPEPNGYLHIGHAKSICLNFGIAREFGGVCHMRFDDTNPETEDMSYVESILRDVRWLGFDWQDKLFFASDYYEQLYEFAIRLIRDGNAYVDSQSEEEIRRYRGTITEPGRESPWRSRSVEENLDLFTRMRAGEFPDGAHVLRAKIDMAARNMKMRDPLLYRIRHASHYRRGEAWCIYPMYDFAHPLSDAVENITHSICTLEFENNRAIYEWLVGNLFPEPRPRQYEFARLNLDFTVMSKRKLLQLVEEGLVSGWDDPRMPTIAGMRRRGYTPEGIRLFAARIGVDKANSRVSMELFEDAIRDDLNPRTPRVLAVLRPLKVTITNYPAGNVEWLEAPYWPHDIDREGSRRLPLTREIFIERTDFSENPPADWMRLRPGGEVRLLSAYLIRCEEIVKDPATGNVIELHCTYDPGSLGKAAGAKRRKSAAIQWASAAHAVPAEIRLYNRLFTVANPEEAEDGKTFKDYLNPDSVEILRGCLLEPGLADTPPGERFQFVRHGYFIADAVDSRPGAPVFNRIIELRDTYKSDKGIDTPRGITSGTKPARRAEKAKDTPAVAAGTISDERSRARAANASLSRRYDDYIKVLGLTPELADVLTGESAVADFFDAAVAAYPNARAVANWMANDVLRELKGLRIDELPFTASELAELIQLVDRQAITNPAAKTIFGEMLTRGGKPREIVARLGFDQALSAAELAAAVDAVLARLPDKVEAYRTGKTSLLGLFMGQVIKATGGKAVPRAVQELLKQRLG, translated from the coding sequence GGCATCGCGCGGGAGTTCGGCGGCGTCTGCCACATGCGGTTCGACGACACGAACCCGGAAACCGAGGACATGTCGTACGTCGAGTCGATTCTGCGCGACGTGCGCTGGCTGGGCTTCGACTGGCAGGACAAGCTTTTTTTCGCTTCGGATTACTACGAGCAGCTCTACGAGTTTGCGATCCGGCTGATCCGGGACGGCAATGCCTACGTGGACAGCCAGAGCGAAGAGGAGATCCGCCGCTACCGCGGCACCATTACCGAACCGGGCCGCGAAAGCCCTTGGCGCAGCCGTTCCGTGGAGGAGAACCTGGACCTCTTTACCCGCATGCGCGCAGGCGAGTTTCCGGACGGAGCGCACGTCCTTCGCGCCAAGATCGACATGGCGGCCAGGAACATGAAGATGCGCGACCCGCTGCTCTACCGGATCCGCCATGCGTCGCACTACCGGAGAGGCGAAGCCTGGTGCATCTATCCGATGTACGATTTCGCTCACCCCCTGTCGGACGCCGTCGAGAACATCACGCATTCGATCTGCACGCTGGAGTTCGAAAACAACCGTGCGATCTACGAATGGCTGGTCGGCAACCTGTTCCCTGAACCGCGGCCTCGCCAGTACGAATTCGCGCGGCTCAACCTCGACTTTACGGTCATGAGCAAGCGCAAGTTGCTCCAGCTCGTGGAAGAGGGCCTGGTCTCCGGCTGGGACGACCCGCGCATGCCGACGATCGCCGGTATGCGACGGCGGGGCTACACACCGGAAGGCATCCGCCTTTTTGCGGCGCGCATCGGCGTCGACAAGGCCAACAGCCGCGTGAGCATGGAACTGTTCGAAGACGCGATCCGCGACGACCTAAACCCGCGCACTCCGCGCGTCTTGGCCGTATTGCGGCCCCTGAAAGTGACGATCACCAATTACCCGGCGGGAAATGTCGAGTGGCTGGAAGCTCCCTACTGGCCGCATGATATCGATCGGGAAGGCTCCCGCCGTCTCCCGCTGACCCGCGAGATTTTTATCGAAAGAACCGACTTCAGCGAGAACCCTCCAGCCGATTGGATGCGGCTGCGGCCGGGGGGGGAGGTGCGCCTGTTGAGCGCATACCTTATCCGGTGCGAGGAGATCGTCAAGGACCCGGCCACGGGGAACGTCATCGAACTTCACTGCACATACGATCCGGGTTCGCTGGGCAAGGCGGCCGGAGCGAAGCGCAGGAAAAGCGCGGCCATCCAGTGGGCGTCGGCAGCGCACGCCGTGCCGGCCGAGATCCGCCTGTATAACCGGTTGTTCACCGTCGCCAACCCCGAGGAGGCGGAGGATGGAAAGACCTTCAAGGATTATCTGAATCCGGATTCGGTGGAAATTTTACGCGGTTGCCTCCTCGAGCCCGGCCTGGCGGACACGCCGCCCGGCGAACGCTTCCAGTTCGTGCGCCACGGCTACTTTATCGCCGATGCCGTCGACTCGAGACCAGGCGCTCCCGTGTTCAACCGCATCATCGAACTGCGGGACACCTACAAGAGTGACAAGGGCATCGATACCCCCCGTGGGATCACGAGCGGCACAAAGCCCGCCCGCCGGGCGGAGAAGGCGAAAGACACCCCCGCGGTTGCCGCAGGCACGATTTCGGACGAGCGCTCGCGTGCGCGTGCCGCAAATGCTTCCCTCTCCCGCCGTTACGACGACTACATCAAAGTCCTTGGGTTGACCCCGGAGCTGGCCGATGTGCTGACGGGCGAATCGGCAGTCGCCGATTTCTTCGACGCGGCCGTTGCGGCCTACCCCAACGCCAGGGCCGTCGCCAACTGGATGGCCAACGACGTCCTGCGGGAGCTCAAGGGACTCCGCATCGACGAGTTGCCGTTTACCGCTTCGGAGCTGGCGGAACTGATCCAACTGGTCGATCGGCAGGCCATCACGAACCCGGCGGCAAAAACCATCTTCGGGGAGATGTTGACCAGGGGCGGAAAGCCACGAGAGATCGTCGCGCGGCTTGGTTTTGATCAGGCGTTATCCGCCGCCGAATTGGCGGCAGCGGTCGACGCGGTCCTGGCCAGGCTGCCGGACAAGGTGGAAGCGTATCGCACCGGGAAGACCAGCCTGCTGGGTCTTTTCATGGGACAGGTGATAAAAGCCACGGGCGGCAAGGCCGTTCCGCGCGCGGTGCAGGAGCTGCTCAAACAGAGGCTTGGTTAG